The following is a genomic window from Kogia breviceps isolate mKogBre1 chromosome 4, mKogBre1 haplotype 1, whole genome shotgun sequence.
TAGGGCTTGTCCCTCCCAGCAGAAGGGCCCACAGGGCCCCAGCCAGAGTTGCTGACATGCAGCCATGTTCATTCCCACGGGGAGCTGGGCTAGGGTTCTGAGGATGCTTTTCTATCAGGAGCAGAGACAACAATAAAGTTATTTGGGGTTAAGTCTGTCCCTTGGCAAGTTCTGGCAGTAAGTAGACGCTGCCCTTGACAGGGCCGGGCAAGACTCATGTGGCGGGGGAGCAGGAGGCCCCAGGAGGGCAGCAGCTTTGGAAAGGATGTACTTCCGCCTAGGGTTCTGACGAGAAAAAGTGCACGGGAGAGGTGGGTGAAGACCATCCtgcacctgggggtgggggacaccaTCCCAGGGTGCCGGTAAGTTCTGCCAGCTTCAGGCCTCGGAGTCTGGCACAAAGCCAGGCTGCAGGTGGCAACCATTGGATCCCTTGTGGGTTCACCATTACTGATAATAATGGTTCATGATTCCTGTCCCcatactatgtaccaggcaccatTCTACGTATTGTACAATTACTGACCCATTCAGTCCTTGTgactgagtccaagctcatacgACTCGCCACACGACAGGCCAGTAAATCGAGAGACAAGTTGTTGGGACAAGCAATAGCGACTTTATTTGGAGAGCCAGCAAACCGAGAAGGTGGTGGACTCAtgccccaaagaaccatcttgcctgagttagaattcaggcttcttttatactaaaaggggagggagtaaagtcaaaccAGTTTCCTTGTTCTGGTCAGCTTCTGGaggggatgtgttcatttcttccttcctgcagacattcacaggtgggcctggcctggatgtttcctgtgagctaaacaaaggtattttaacatagtgctcattacctgggaagcAGGGTTCCTGGCCcaagatgggccattatgtataatttaagcttataggcaacatgcctttagtgattaacttgtaatagaatataAAAAGTTCTTCCCTTTAATATCATCACTATGACTCCATGGAATAGATACTGTTattctcatccccattttacagataggaaaactgaggctcagagaggtgaagtgacttggccGAGGTGATACCAGATTACAGGTAGAAGAACCAGATTCAAAGTTGGGCAGCCATGCCAGTGTCCTGGCTCCATCCTGCCTGGCTCCAGGTTGGACTGGATCCATTGAATTTGATGGCTGAGCTCAGTGGATGGGATACTCACTATGTTAACATGTAGCTTGTGCATGTGCTGTATGTCACAAATGGCGGTGTATTTAGTCCCCACAAACTTGTAGGAGGCAGGCAGTGTTATCACCTCTGTTTTACAgcagggaaaccgaggctcagagagtttatgGCATCTGCTCTGGGTACCCACACAGTGTAGTGGGGCCTGGAAGTTCCTTTGAGTCTGTAccctggccccaggccccagtGCTCAGAACCCCAGGCTGAGAGCACAGATCCTGGGGTGGAGGGGATCACGTGGGTTTCAACACAGGCTAGGGACTCGCACCCCACAATGAAAGGTGACGGAGACAGGAATGACGTCCCACCAATGGTTTATTTAAAAGTTACAGAGAAGCACATCCTGGGAGAGAACTGAAGCTTTGCAAAGACCCAGAGGGACCCAGGCAGGTGTGTCCCTACAGGTAGGCAACTATAGTGATGGTTCTTTCCAAGAATCGTTGCCCAGGCAGGTGTGAGTTTGGTGCCTGGAGCAGGCACGGGGCTTGAAATAACAGAGCTCCCTTGTTCCAGCTATCTGAGGAGCAGGAGGTAGCAGGGGTGACAGGGAGGGAACTGATGCAGCCTCAGGTGCGAGGATTGAGATTTGCCCTGAAGCACAGAGGGGCTGCGGCAGCCGAGGCTGCAGGGTGATAACTGTGGCATACAGAGGTCCAGCCCATCTCGTGCTGGCTGATCCTAGAGAAGTGCGGGCTCATGGTCCTGCAGGTGGGACAGGAGGGatcggcaggggtggggggctggagtGGATTCAGGGGCCCTGAAGTTTTCGGTCCGCACACTTGGCGTTTCATTTCAGCACTTGCCGAAGCCCCCTGGGCCGGAGCAGGGTAATGAACAACCCCCTACGACCCTCCCGTGTGAATCTGTGGGGCTGACCACAGAGCCAGCCCTCCGTGGTCCTGGAGGTGAGTCCCCTGACCCAGTCTGGGCTGATCAGGAACCCTCATTCCTCAGCAGTGATGAGGGGAGGAATGGTCACATGCTCAAGAGTCCTGACCTGGATTAGCTGTTGTCAGGAGGGAGGTTTTCCTCTTGCTGTTTCCGGTGGGACCGCTAAACTTCGACAATGGTAGCATGGAGGTTCCAGAGCTCAACTTCCTCACCCCAGAAGGAGGGACTGTCAGAGAGAAGGCAAGAGAAATAGATAAGAGCTCCACCAATACCTTTGGAGCACCTGGATCCAGCCCAGCCTGGTGCCACCCGTTGGGTGGTTATTTGAGCCAATGAGTTTCCCATTTGCTTGAATTTTCCATCTCTAGCAATTGAAAGTGTCTTGACTAAAAGAGCTGCACGTTCACTCAGCATTCCATTCACAAGCCACTGACTCTTCTTGGGGTGCAGGCAGCTGTCAGATACTGGCCTTCCATCCCCTTCTTTGGGGGTTGAGAAGCTCAGGGGCCTGCAGCAGGGAGGGTCGGCCCCTTAGATGCTGGTCTGGGGTCTCACCCACCCTGGAAGTTTCTCCGGGTGCCGTGGTGGGCCTTTAACTGGGTCTTCTTCCGAGCATCCAGGATCTTCATCCCAATCTGCACCCATCTGGCCCCTGGCTTCCCACACACcatcttgtttttctgggggaAGAAGAATCTGCAGGGATGGGGGTGTAAGCGGGGGGGCAAAGTTGCGTGAgagtccccaccccctcccccatggtCCCACTCACATCACCGCAGGCAGGTTGCAGCTCCCGCTCACGTCCTGGCGATGGTAACTCTGGGCGTACCGGAGCATGGACCGTCTTGCTGCGCCGTGGTAGGCCAGGCAGCAGTCCTCAAAAGCACCTGTGATCACACAGCCGCCCAGAGGTTCGCATCTCTACGCGTGCGTGTGCGGCTGCGCATGCGCTCCTCAGGAACGCCCACAGCCTTGGGCACCCGCCAGCCCTCACGTGCACACCACAACCCTCCCACGCCCTGTGGAGGCCCGGGGGCAGCCCAGACGGTAAGGAGGCCGTTCGGCTCACCTTTGGTCCTTGATAAAGGGACAGGAAGCGAGAGTTGGAGAGGGCCCTGCAGGCCCCCGCTGGGTAGGGCCCGGGACCAAGAAATAAATGGGGGGCCAAGGCCATTTCCATTCCTGCTCTGGGGCGGAGAGCAAGGAGGGGGTGCAGCACCCTGAGAAGGGGAGGGTGACGtggttggaggaggaggaggaggtgctgGTGCCAGAAGGTTCCGGAAGAATGAGCAGGTGGAACGAGCAGAGGATGAATTAATGTGGAGACGGTGCTGGGCCTTCAGGGGTCCTCTGGGATCCGTGCCTCTGCCAGCCCGTGCCTCCAGGGGCCACATCTCAGTTCTGGGAGGGCCGTGGGGAGGGCTTGGAGGCTCCCTCCATAACCCACCTTGACCCCGAGAGCAAGGGGCAGTGGAGTCAGATGGACCCTGTGTTGCAGTACCAGGCAGGCAGTTTCCCGGGGCTGTGGGCCCCACTGGCCCCAGGATTAAACGGCCCAGGCTGGGCCTGGCGCCTGAAATGGGCCTCTAATAGCAGGACAATGGGGACGAAGCCCAGCCCCCTACTGGGCAAAGGGTAAGGTCTGCTGGGGGCAGGGCTAAGGCCTCTCAGACCTAATGAGGGGCAGGTGGGTGGGGCCACGGGGCTTCCACCTGGCCGCCCTGCTTGGCCAGCTGCTGGGGCTCAGCTGCCTCCTCGGGCCCACCGGGATGCAGAACACAGCGACAGAGCTGGGGGACACTGGGGGCATCCAGAATAACCTTTGGTCACCAGTCTCCTCAAATGCCTAAGctagggagaggaggagaggaattcCCCATTGATAACAGTAATGGTTATCAATGTTGCTGCGAGGCACTGGGCCAAGAGTTTTGCAGGAATCAGCCCATCGGATCCTCATGTCCCATCTCTGAAACAGGAGTTTGGagccccactttgcagatgaggaaactggggctcatgAACGCTGAGTAGCAACTCTCAGCCGAACCGCACAGGTAGCTGGAGTAGGGGAAGCTGAGGTGGAGACCCGTGTTCGTTGGTCTCCCAGGTTCTGATCTCAACCCCTACCCCTGGCTCTGCAGGTTCAGGTCACTGCAGTGTGTCCCTGGGGGTAAGGGGCGCCACCCACCACAATCCCTGGGCTGGCTGGAGTCCAGAGGGAGGCCCTGGGTCATGGACTGTGGAGGAGGCACCCAGGGTCTCTGAAAGGAGGGGCTGAGGACCTTGCACCCCCAAGGAGCTGCACAAATGCTGGGAGTTTTTGCATGCCTGCTGGGGGGAGCTGTCCGCCTGAGAATGAATTCAATGGCGATGGGATAGGGGAGGCTTCCGGAGGAGGAGACAGGCGCGTGGCAGGGGAGGCACAAGAAGGATGGGGAGAGGGGGACTCCAGGGGGAGGGTAGGTATTGTCTGAGACAGTACCTTGAGCGTGGACAGGGGGAGCCCAGGCACCCACGAAGCAGGCCACCAGGCAGACCAGGAGCCACGGATTCATAGTGCAGGCTGGTCTTCCTCCTCCGGCACCTTGAGGGTTAACTAGGAAGGGGGGTAGCTGGTTGAGGAGGACCCAGCATGGACAGTGGCAGGTACTTGGGAGCACCCCCCTCTCAAGCCAGGGCCCCCTGCAAGGGAGGCAGGTGGCATAGGATGGGGACAAGTGTGCTGGAGGGACCTGCTGCTGGTCTCGTGGGGGGAGGACTCACCCAAGCCAGTGGGGTCCCTGGAGCCGGTACCTGCTGGAGTGGACCCAAGCTCTCCTACCTGCCAGGCCAGCAGGCTTCACCCTTTATAGATGGAGCCCCGCCCTGccgctccctccccacctcctctcccactccACCTCCCGGCTTCTCCCTCCCGCCCTGCCCTCCTCTGTTCTCCCCATTTCTTTCTAGCTTCTCTCTCCAATGTCAGGATGCACCTGTTGGAAGTTGGGCACGAGGGGCAAAAGGACCCACATCAAAGAGCTGGGCAGGAAACAATGACCCTTCAACTAAGCACTCGGaaccggggtggggcgggggacgGAGGGACGGGGATTTGGCTCCTTCAGTGATGAGAGGTGGATGGATGCAGGTGGACAGACACAGCCTTGACCTCAACCAGCCCCCTTGAAGGCTCACATGCCCCCTATCCCAGGCGCCTCAGCCAGCACCCCGGCTTTCTCCCTGAAGGGTCCTTTCTACTCCTTGTCCCGGCTCCTCTCTTGCTGCACCTCTAGGTGGATACTGGCTTCCCAGGGGCAGGA
Proteins encoded in this region:
- the CCL25 gene encoding C-C motif chemokine 25 isoform X1 gives rise to the protein MNPWLLVCLVACFVGAWAPPVHAQGAFEDCCLAYHGAARRSMLRYAQSYHRQDVSGSCNLPAVIFFFPQKNKMVCGKPGARWVQIGMKILDARKKTQLKAHHGTRRNFQVPPSGVRKLSSGTSMLPLSKFSGPTGNSKRKTSLLTTANPGNIQARPTCECLQEGRNEHIPSRS
- the CCL25 gene encoding C-C motif chemokine 25 isoform X2 — encoded protein: MNPWLLVCLVACFVGAWAPPVHAQGAFEDCCLAYHGAARRSMLRYAQSYHRQDVSGSCNLPAVIFFFPQKNKMVCGKPGARWVQIGMKILDARKKTQLKAHHGTRRNFQVPPSGVRKLSSGTSMLPLSKFSGPTGNSKRKTSLLTTANPAHRKHPGQAHL
- the CCL25 gene encoding C-C motif chemokine 25 isoform X3, which encodes MNPWLLVCLVACFVGAWAPPVHAQGAFEDCCLAYHGAARRSMLRYAQSYHRQDVSGSCNLPAVIFFFPQKNKMVCGKPGARWVQIGMKILDARKKTQLKAHHGTRRNFQVPPSGVRKLSSGTSMLPLSKFSGPTGNSKRKTSLLTTANPGP